One Nymphaea colorata isolate Beijing-Zhang1983 chromosome 12, ASM883128v2, whole genome shotgun sequence genomic window, TGGGGACATCATCCACAAAGAATCTAAGCAGAAccaaaaaaaggacaaaaacagagaacaaaagaaacaaatcagaTCACAAAGAGCAGATCAAGATCACCACAAGTCTTGTTTCCTAATGGAAAAACCAGCTTCAAGTGAAAAGGATTGGAGACGAACACTATCTCTCTTGGGTTCCAGAGGATGGCGTAGTTATGGAAGTCAGCAGTTGGATCAAACCAGAGATGAAACTTCACCTCCCTCCCTATCTTCCTCTCGGCAGTTCCGTTGATGTAGACATTGGTCTGCAGAGTGTAAGGCTTGCCGAGGGTGGTGCCCAAGAACTCAATGTCAACTTCATCATGTTCCCCGGGATATATGTTCTCATTGGTAAGCTGCAGATCAAATTAGTTCATCTCATTTACTCAGTATGATCCTACAGAAAAGATAATAGTTGACATAAAACAGATCGATTACAGAAATCATACGTAGAACGAAGTGATGACTCCTGCTGTGTAACCGGGATGGAGTTTGATCGCTGCTCCAAAATAACCCGATTCATATGCTTTCTTGGATTTAAAGCCACTTCCTGATTAGTTTTCAAGGGAAAAGAGTTAGCGTGGTTTGACAGATTGATGAGAAATACAGAGCGGTAAAGGGACTAGAGATATGATACAAAACCTGAGGATTTGTCGAGCCAAATAGTGAGAGAAGATTGATCTTCAGAAACAGACTGGTGCTGAGGCCCCCAGAGGTTTGTGAAGGAGTCGTAGAAAGATGAGGAGGGGAGGATGGAGGTTGGGTAGTAGCCAGGAGAAGGGGGCTTGTGGGCACTAACGATGCCGCTTCTGCTCAGCAACTCCAACAAGACCAGTACCAGAACAAGGCGAAGAGGCATCGCCATCTTCCTTTACCAGGCGAGCTACAACTGGCtagtgattgattgattgaatctctctctctctccggaGTAGAGTGAGAGATCTTAACGATTCTTGATAAGCATGTCTGCGTTGTCATAATCGGTTTATATAGAGCTTGATCGGAGGATTTGCTCTTCAACCTCAATTTTCACAcatacaacacacacacacatgttgcacaacacacacacacacatatgctgCCTTGACACTTTGGGGAATGGGATTTTTAACTTAATCTGTAAATGTATGTTGCCAATTATTATGCAGCAGTAGTGCATATTTAGCATGTACTATTTCTTCTTGACTCTCTTGAATGGGCTTTTCATACGGATAAAATTAAGATGGATGGTCTACTGATTTGTGAACCTGGACAAGATCGGtactggatatatatatatatatatatatataccaactgGATTCCAAATGTTGCTGGATGAtaaaatcatttaaaccgtCGCTAAGAACACCTTGCAGCACAGAAGCATTAATAATAGTTTATAATTTAGTCACTGTTCATGGTGTTTTTAGTGATGATCCATGGTGTTCTTAAAGACAGATTTAAATAACTTGCAACAGAAACATTAGTAGTTTATGGTTTAGCCACTatttatggtgttttttttaGCGATGATCCATGGTGTTCTTTACCGGAggatttaaatatttaaccatcATGCAACATCCGGCAGCCAAccaatttcaattttcctatatgtAAGTTAATTGTTTTATATGAACGGAAAAGTTTGGAAAACAAGTTTACACATATTCAACATTCTATATATATCACTCACCAAGTTGATTAAATAACTCATAAACCAGTCGTCGTAATTCTCATATTCacttgactctctctctctcaaacacacacacacacacacacatctgcACAATTACGTCTTTCATTCAGCGTActcatttttaatttaaaaagatATGTTGTGGATGTCCTCGGTGATTGAAAGATAATAAATACAGTTACCACAAGTTCGGAATGCACAATTCGATTTCCTTATGTGTGTTGTGTGCACGCGCCCACAAGCAAAAGCTCTATCCACATTCATCTTGTCGATGGTACCTGGTCAAAAACTAAGTTTGGCCCTGTTTGAGGTCTCGTGAAGCTACAGAACGAAAAAGAGAATACATGCATATTTCTTTGGGTGTCGAGGAGGCAAGGAATACCTCTTTGTTTGGCGCGACTCTTGTAGGCCAAGCGCTGCTCCCTGACTTTGAACTTTTCCTTTCGATCCAGGTACAGGTTATGACGTACAAAAGAGACAAAATAGTGAACTTGCGAGAAGGGAAAAGAACATTTGTTGAATGTCCTAAAATGAATTCTCACCAATTAAACTTAAAAATCCAAAACATATGCAAAaacttcaattcattttttaaagttaattaTTTTATGCTTCTCTTATAAGAGTAAGAGAAGATCTCATACCGGTTGGTGTATCGGGCTGGGCGAAGTTAGTAGGCAACTAGTTTCCGTTTCAAATCTCCGATATGTGAATTTCTTGTGCTGCAAAAGATAGACACCGATATATAACATGAAACATACCAGACACACCTTTCCTGATGTACCAAAAGTAAGTCTATATCCTAGGGAGATAGGAGAAAGGTGGGAAGATTTGGCCCTTTATtgggtggtaggatgaaatattaCTCTAGTTCTCCCAATAGTTTTCAATAAAGAGATTGTGGAATCCaatattttacaatttgaattgtttttcACTGCAGTAGTGATTACTTATCCCAAAAGGAGTTTGCACAACGGACATGGAAAAGGCTGGTTGGGGGTTCAAAGTTTTGGAATGAcactgacatgcaagttgaaacatagtaTGAGCATTACCTCAAGGCACCGAAAGCAAGCAAGGTACCTTGGAAGGAAAGGTGTGAGTTTTGGCCCTGTTGTTGGTTGGTGAGGATGAAATACTTCTTTTGCTTACGCAACACCCAACATACACCTGTGTTCATtcacaaaagaaagaacatgaactAGTAgtagagctaaaaatttttgtgGGTGGAACAAAAACATGCAAACTTAGAGTTAAAGAAAGACACTGATAAATACGTTAAGATATACATTTACATCTTGGTTTTGAAAAGTTAAGGGGCACATATATTATGGGAACTGATCAAGTATACGATCTAGGCAGAAATTCATGAACATAGAGAaccatatgacaaaaatatggCAAAACTCCAAATCCAGCTCTGCTAGGTGGTTTAACTCTTTCTGATATTTGCCTTCTCTTAAGAAGCCATACCCATGTGTCCTTGCAATCATATCAACCAGTGGGACCACCGGAACATGGGTGCACAATGGTTCCGGTCAGTTTCCGAGGCACATATGGGCCAGGGCTAGGCATATCATCATCACCTTGATTTGAAACTTTTCCAAAGCTGCAGAACCCGGGCCAAAGGCCGACTGCAGCTACCCGCACCCCAGCTGCCTTCGACCTTGTTTGATAGCTAACGTACGGAACACCATGTTCCAAGTAAGACGAGGACCGCGGCTAACCCCTTGCAAACAGCCGATGAACACATGGAACGTAATTACGTGACGTTCTTTTCCCATTATTTCTAATGCAACTTTTGCATGTTCATTTTTCAccaatttaaattattttgcGTCACAAGCTGCTGACACCTTTTGTCATCCTTGCGCTTTCCTGGAACCATTCCTGAAAAGTGCAGTAACAAGGGAACAGGATGTTCCGATCCCTTTCGTGCGTTCCAAGGACAGGATTCAAGCGAGCTCTTTCTCGGTCCTGGCTGCCAGGGACGCCAAAATCAGACTCCTTCCTACCACTTCCTTTCCAAATCCGAACGGGGCCGGTTGAACACGTCGGTCCAATCGGGGTAcagccaaaaatgaaaaattcttcGTACTAGGTCCGGCCCATTCTCTACAGCCGGGCTTCCGGCGTGACTTGGCCCGTCCCGGCCCCATGTAGTGCCAAGACCTTGGTCCTAGCCAGCTTGGCCGACCGGTCAGATCAAAGCTGAAAGCAGAAACATACCACCATGGTGGGGCTTCCATGAAGGCATGTGTTCCAAAATTCCTACCACTAATATTTCCTTGAATTATCCTATCTTAAGCCGCATGGTATACCAGAATATATGATATGAAACATGGTTCCTTACTTCTTCATGAGCACAAATCAGAAACCCCGGATCTTAACCCATTTTTGTCAGCATGCATGGCATTTTAAGCTGCACCAAGTTCAAATTGGGTCTGACTTTTCATAATATTTAGATTATCTAAGTCTCAACTTTTCAAATTTCTAGTTTTAACTAAGATTGCAGATCTCCGAAGGGATGGGGGAAAGGGTGGGGTTTCGGCCTTCTTGTTGGGTGGTcgataggatgaaatactctttcttttcttacgaACAAAGCTTGTGAATACCAAAAGGATTGACGCTGAAGCCCTTGTTTGTTTGATCAGAACACAACCAGGAGAACAAGATAAATATCAATCTATAcatataagaaaataatgttCTCCATTCCTTTTCCACTATAATTTTACATGTGTGCGCTCCTGACTtgaatttctggctctgctctTCCAACTGGATTCTCCTTGAAGGGCTCATGGTCCTACTTTTCAATCATGCAAATTCATGCATTATTGTCTATTTCCGCAGTTTATGTCTTGCCACCAAATCACAACGGAAGAAGACAATCGCGTGCCAATTGGGGCGGTCCTGAACCAAATAAAttcacaaagagaagaaaaagatggattCAATAATGAACATTTTACAAATGAAGCACCAAAATGTTAAATGAATGACAATAATGTACTCATGTTTTCAGTATTAATTTCACTGTTGGCTGCTTGAGTTACAAAAAAACTGCTGATTGAAAAATTGTACATTTAAACGTGTTTTTCTGTTAGACCAAcactaaaaatttttattttttgggccAGAATCAACTTTTCAAGTAAATGCAGAACCGATTCTAAAGATCTAAGAGTTTTTGTTTACTCTGTAACTACAAAGATGGATTTGTCCAGTTAAGAAAAAGCAGAggataaaatttaaagaaatgaaaaggagaaagacGATTTGAATAACAACTAACAAGCTAGATATTATTAGGAGAATAGGTAAAATGTTCTGTATATGGCTGCAGAAGATAAAATGGGTGAAGAAAATCGATCAACAGAGAATATTGGTCAGATGAGAATAGCTGAATTAGAGTATGCGATATCCTTTTTAAAATGTGAACATGGTGTTAATATTTTCAGCATTCAATTGCTGGATTTAAGAAGAACATTCATAATCACGTCAGGTTTCCTAAAACAATAACATTCGATTCTTAAATCATGTCTTCTAAGAACTTATATTCGAAGAAATAATGTTCTGTCTGTGAAATGCCTTTCATAAGTCTCGATTAATATGACCAGGAAGAATACATCTCGAATGAACTTCAGGTTGAATCTGTTTGCTTTCTCTCATCTTATAAGGAGATCGCTCATTCTATCACGGTACGCTAGATTCTTCCACTCTACCAATGAATCCATTTCAAGAAACgggaaaaaatcaagaaacaatGGAGGCCAAAAGAAAATTGCTTCATTTATAACAATTTGATGTTCTTGCAACATATGAAAGGATCCGTCATGCATTTTTCTCAAGGGAACCTGATCCCATGTAGTAATACGTTACAATTGAGGAAAGCAAGTAAACTTTTGGAGTACCATCTCTTACATTCGATATTTTTTTCTATCTAGCTGAACGGTATATCTGTATACGTATACAAATGTATCCTAACTACTCAATATATCACACTACGTATATCTGCCCTTCATCTTCTGCTCTTAAAAAGGGCCACGAACACTGTTGCCTTTCAACAAAGTGAAGGCATGCTAGgaagcatttttctttctttgcttttggtCTTTCAAGACCTGATTGAGGCACTGTTGGAGATCATCCAACACTCAGGGTAGAGGGAACGGTTCCTGGACGAGTCCTTGCAGTAGTCATAGACCATGTAGTACCTCTGAGCCCAGTGCAGAGCCAGCCTCTGCATGAGGGTCAGCCTGAAGGTGCCGCCGGGTGCGGCCGGCACTGACTGGCAGTACTGAGACGAATAAGCCGGGCAGCCTCTCATGATGAACCTGGTGTACTTGGCCACAAAGGGTTGATACCTGTAATCAGCCTTGTATTTTCCATTGTCCGTAGCCCAAGCTGATGCATCCCATATTGAAGCATAGACCCACATTGGCCTCAAAGGGAAGGTGTTTGGGGACTTTCTTGTATATATTCTAATGGGGATATCATCTACGAAGAATCTgcaaaacatgagaaaaaatcaGTGAGATGATCACAAACTCCCTGCCTAAAgtaagcaaaaaaaagacagCAAAATCATAGCAAGGAGATTCAGTGAAGATTTTCAGTATGCCTATGAAGCCAGCAGTGGGCAGTGGTGATAGACTTACACTATCTCTCTTGGGTTCCAGAGAATGGCGTAGTTGTGGAAGTCAGCAGTAGGATCAAACCACAGATGAAACTTCACCTCCCTCCCAATCCCCTTTTCTTCAGTTCCATGGATGTAAACATTGGTCTGCAGCGTGTAAGGCTCGCCGGGAATGGTGCCTAAGAACTCAATATCCACTTCATCGTGTTGTCCAGGGTACTGATCCGCATTAGAAAGCTGATAATGCAAAGTTTATGCCATGAATATTTCAGTAAAACAGCAGGTCACATGCACATAGATAATGAGGCTATCAGAGGAAAGAAAAGATCATATGGCTCACTCACATAGAATGAAGTGATCACTCCTGCTGTGTAGCCAGGATGGAGTTTGATAGCTGCTCCGAAATAGCCCGATCTATATGCATTTATGGACTTGAACCCGCTTCCTGATTAATTTGACCACGAGAAATATTAGTACAGCCAAGGTGTTTAATTAGAGAAATATTGCGACAACAGATGCATACTTCTGTGCCCCCAAACCAGTAATTCGAGCCCTCAATTATGATATAATTGCGTGACTAATGAGTTCAGAAACAACATCTACAAGACTATAATCACATCATGTTTCCTAAAACAGCAATACAGTGTTCTTGTGTTACAAGTTCTAAGAACGTGTGTTTTAAGAGCACATTGTTccttctgtcaaacagagttgCAAGTGCTCCGTTTGATTACTAGATCATGCCTTCTGCCCTGCCAGTTTAAGAAGCCTAGGAAACTTTCACCTGAATACGCAAGTACAGATTTTCTACTGCATATAGTAAACCACAAAGAAATTTGAACTCGTGACTAGCTGCTTACTAGCCAGAACCAACACCACGTGGCTCTAACTTGAGGTTCTAACAGGtaacacacgcacacatatgATGAGAGATGAGTACCTGTTGATCTGTCAAGCCAAAGAGTGACAGATGATTGATCAGGAGAAATATACTGGTGCTGAGGGCCCCAGAGGGTTCTAAAGGACTGGTAGAAGGTGGAGGAAGGGAGGAGGGAGGTCGGGTAGTAGCCCGTAGGTGGTACTCTCTGTCCATTAATAAGCATGCTGCTGCTCATCAACTCCAACACAATCAGCAGAAGGAAAGCAAAAGGCACtgccatctttcttcttcttgccaaAGCAGAGGAGGAAGACGACTAATTAGCTGATCAGTGAGTGATACTGCCAGTGTTGGTACTGGTAAGATCATGGGAGACTGAGAGAGAGCAATGGATTTATACAGAGCAGAAGATGGAGATGGGTGGTAGTTGGTCGTGCTTAATTTTGACTCCTAGGATTCGATTCAATCCATTCCACATCAATTTCGCCTGATGATCAGGGAGGGGCGCCAACAACGCCGGGCCAACTGCTGAGTTGATTTAGGAACAAGAGCAGAAGCCAAATGCAAACAAAAGACGGTCAAAAGTCGGGGCCAAAGCCGAAAAGAAGCTTTCACGAGCTTTAAGTTTGCTGTGGAATTCTTTTCCCACTTAATCCGGTGCTCTGTGTAACCTGACTTCTCGGGTGGGCCAATCTGCCGAACTTCATCTGTCTACATGCTTATAGAACCACAACATTGATAAATTATGCAAATTGCCTAGTTTCTATTTAAATGTATGAGACATTAATTCTTTATGCTGTAAAAGACATTAATGAAAGATATAAAGTTTTCGcaataatgaaaaatcatgctTGCCTTTTATTTTGATATCCTCAGAAGCATCGTCTTGTAAACTGCTCTTTCTTTACAGTCAACAGAAATTCGAAGGTCAAAACTGGTTTGCTACATGGTCAATCACATTTCCAGGATGTGCGTGGATTAGCTTTTGAGTGTGAAAGCACATCCACTTGACTTTTGACAAAGAAGTggagacattttttttcacgGTTTAGGTATGTGATTAGGAATGGGATACTTTGATTTGAGGGAGTAAGAAGAAGGTTAGGCGCTTTTCTTGATCATGAAAGAGGCAGGTAACAGTTTCTTTCTCGAGGGAGGTTGTAGTTAAGTTGGTTCTTCTGTCCCTTTCATCGAGGACCTCGGATTTCGTGCTATGACGTCAGCTAAACgtaatttttgaaacttttttgaTAAGCCAACacctatttttcaaaagttttataagAGCTCAcatttttgacaattttaaagtgtaaattttattttatttattcttttttgaaatgtgaGGTGGGGAACATGGCGTTAAAAGTTAGGCTTGTGAATGAGTTGGGGTCGAGTCTTTTGTTTAA contains:
- the LOC126409184 gene encoding probable xyloglucan endotransglucosylase/hydrolase protein 32, coding for MAMPLRLVLVLVLLELLSRSGIVSAHKPPSPGYYPTSILPSSSFYDSFTNLWGPQHQSVSEDQSSLTIWLDKSSGSGFKSKKAYESGYFGAAIKLHPGYTAGVITSFYLTNENIYPGEHDEVDIEFLGTTLGKPYTLQTNVYINGTAERKIGREVKFHLWFDPTADFHNYAILWNPREIVFFVDDVPIRTYPRRSSSTFPLRPMWVYASIWDASSWATENGKYKADYRYQPFVAKYSRFIVRGCPAYSSQNCRPLSASPLGTLGMSLMQSQAMQWAHNYHMVYDYCKDSGRDRSPYHECPPASSSTSIEI
- the LOC116265892 gene encoding xyloglucan endotransglucosylase/hydrolase protein 31-like, yielding MAVPFAFLLLIVLELMSSSMLINGQRVPPTGYYPTSLLPSSTFYQSFRTLWGPQHQYISPDQSSVTLWLDRSTGSGFKSINAYRSGYFGAAIKLHPGYTAGVITSFYLSNADQYPGQHDEVDIEFLGTIPGEPYTLQTNVYIHGTEEKGIGREVKFHLWFDPTADFHNYAILWNPREIVFFVDDIPIRIYTRKSPNTFPLRPMWVYASIWDASAWATDNGKYKADYRYQPFVAKYTRFIMRGCPAYSSQYCQSVPAAPGGTFRLTLMQRLALHWAQRYYMVYDYCKDSSRNRSLYPECWMISNSASIRS